CTTTAAGCACCAATGGCTTAGGTTCATCAGTCTTGGACAGCCGCTCCGGATATGTTCCTACTTTGCCAGATTCGCCTAAATTTGCATCTGGAAGCTACCTGTCTCCTTCGAGTCATGTTTATGGTCAAAAGTCGGATGATTTGTATTCTGATAAGCTGTCTGGTTACATTCCGGTTGACAGAAGGCAGTATGGTGAACGGTCAAGCGCTTATATCGGTAGGGAGTTGCAAAATGAACCAACTAGTCGATATGCTGAGTCATCTAGTTTTGGTCGTCAGGTGCGCCCACCCTCACATTTATTTGAAAATCTCTTGAATTTGGTTAAATTCTGTTCCGTGGTGTTACAATTGgcattaattttatgattttggcaGACTGACTTGTATGATCGCATTGATCAAGCATCTCTCCTCCGAGGagaacaattattaaaaattcaGTCGCTCCATACCTCTTCTGTTGATGGAGGTGTCAGGTATTTTTCAATGATTAGCGGTAACCTGATTTCTTTCTagcatatgtttttttgttcaaatttttgcatttttggttACGTCTGTTATTTGTTCTCTCAAGACCTTTGTTATTGTAAAACAACTGTACTTTGTCAAAACTTGCAATAACGTTTGAAGGAAAGTTATATCTTACTGCACTGAGTAGCATACATTTCTGGCAGACAAGCCGATTATCTTACAGAACGAAGTTCTACTGTACGGCATTCTGATCAAGAAGCTATGCATTATGGAGGAAGGTTGGAGTCTGATCCTCACGGTTTATCAGTACGCGGCACATCTTCTTATGCCAGCCAACATACCCCATCGTTATTAGGAGCTGTTCCTCGGCGAAATTTAGATGACTATATTTATCCGGAGAATTCTTCAAATCCTGGTTATGGCGTTAGCTTGCCTCCAGGGAGGGATTATGGCACTGGGAAAGGTATCCACAGTGCAGCATCTCTTGACCTGGACTACCCTGGTGGCATACTGGCtcgcggtggtggtggtggtcctCGTGTTGATGATCTCCGGAAAGATGACCGGGCGAGTTATCTCAGGGAGTTTGAACTAAGGGAAGAAGAGCGTCGTCGCGAGAATCTACGCTCCAGAGATAAGGaccgagaaagagagagggaacGCGAACGTGATAGAGAACGAGAGCGGCAGAGGGAACGAGACAGGCAAAGAGCTAAGGACCGGGAAAGGGAACGCATATCGGAGCGACgagagaaggaaggagaaagagaacGTGAGCGAAAACATGCTCTCGAAATAAGACGAGATCGAACTCCAACAGCGAGAGCTACGTCCAAGGACACTAAGGAGCGGACTCCAGTTCCTAAATCTATTTCTAGGGATGCACGTAGTTCCTCTTTGCGACGGGATGCACAACATCGTGAAGCATCAAttaggtttaatttttaatctctgTCACGCTCTTCATCTGGAATACAGGGCATTTTCTGTTGCTGCACCAGACACTAACCTTATTTCTGTTATACCTGAAGGCGATCTTCACCGATTAAGCCAATAAGGAGAGATTATGTCTGCAAGGTAATAAGTGTTCCAAGAGATTCCTCACCTAATGATGTTTTTTACCTGCTCCTCAGTATCATCTCATCTTCCTATCAGCTCCTGCATTCTACATGTTTTCTTATTGATTGACCTCGGCATCTCTTGGTCCCTTCTGGATTACTATATCAGCCTTGCCATCTCAATATAATCatggacaacaaaaaaaagcatgatAAATTCTACTTCCCGACCATTGCCTCTTTTTCATGTAAACTCTGTCAAGTTCAGCTTTCTCATTCCTTTTCTCTCCATCAGATGTCTTCCTGTACTTGGGTGTTATCTGGCCAAGCTTCTGACTGTTATACTTCCTCTTCCTTTTATGGCCTTCTCTGGTTGTGGGTGTTATCTGGCCAAGCTTCTGACTTCTTGCCACATCTGGGGATTATTTTACCTGCTTTTGAAATTAGTGTGACATATATCAGACTGCTCTATCTATGTTTCCTGAGTTTGGTAGTTTTTTGGAGGGAAATTGCAACCTGTTATATGGCTTCTGGTTTTTGTGGTCTCCAGTAATTTGCCTGATTTCTAGTTTTGTCTTATGGACTTCGTATTGAATTAAATGTAGAAAACCGCAGAGTTATCTGCCCTCTTTATGTGTGATGCAGTGCTTAAGCATAGTGtgcattatttttatttgataattatgCGACTTGTATGCAGGTTTTATCCTCGCGATTGGTTGACATGGAGAGAGATTACTTGACATTAGATAAAAGATATCCCAGGCTTTTTGTGCCTTCTGAGTTTTCCAAGGTTTCTGTATTTCTATCTAATCCTTTCCCCCATTTATTATCTAATACGGAGTGGAGTTCTGAATGATTGTTAAcctcaaatttatatatttcagGTTGTTGTGAACTGGCCGAAACAGAAGCTTACACTTTCTATGCATACTGCTGTGAGGTGAATTATTCTGCTTCCTATTTACAGTTTTTGTCTGTCTTAGGATTGTAATCCTTCTTACGCGGTTTCAATAGATCTGATCTGGAGTTTTTGTTTCCCTTGACTGTACCTTATACTAGAGTTGCacacatttttcaaattttgtggATTCACTTTTATTACACTATCTATAAATTCTAGTTAACTGTGTTTGCAAACCTAACCATTGGTTGTTGAGGACGGCAGTTTTGAGCATGATTACATTGAAGATGGTGGAGCTGATGTGAAAAGTACGTGGACGAAGCCTTTAGCTTTGAAATCTGGAGGAAAAACTGTTTGGAATGCCAAGGTtggcttttttctttctcattgatAAAGATTGTctctttaattatgtcattGCTCGTTACTATCTTCTTATATAGTCATGTTTGCATGATATATCATTGCTGCTATTGTTTCTGAGTATATTGAAAGAATTGCTCATGTGTTATGGGTTTTCTTTACTGTTCAGATGGTTTTGATGAGCGGGCTGAGCAGGACTGCTCTGGAAGATCTTTCTTCAGAGAAATTATTTGAGGACCGTATACCTCACGTGtgcaacatattaaaatttgcTGTTCTTAAAAAGGATCATTCATTCATGGCGTTTGGTGGTTCCTGGGATCCCACAGATGGTATGGACCCATCAGTTGACCAGTCTTCCTTAATTCAGACAATGCTGAGGTTTGTCTCTTCACTTATTCATTTATCATCTTTGCTGCCTTTTGTTCTTAGTCTGAGACTAAAAAACCTTTTGAGTTTGCAGACACACAAAGGATAAGCTTAATCTTGATCTGAGCAACTGCCGTCACTGGAATCCATTTCTCGAGGTATGTTTTCCTTCTCTTGGACCAAGAGTCTTGGTTTAAGACTTTGAGATATTGGACGTATGGGGACATGACACTCGAGTATTGTAGCTAAGatagtgtgtatatatatcctACAATCTTTTATTTCCTACCTGACGTTGAAGATGATATAAAGCTTAGTAGTGGACTGCCTGATATATGGATTCTTTCTGACAGTATAAAATATGTGGATCATCAACCATTATTGCTATTGGTTTATCTAGAGATTTTCTCCATGaatgtttttcaaatatttttttttcgtgtcCTGTTTTGCTGCaatttcattttgttatttatggTAGCACTAAGATACGTACAAGCGAACAAAGCGATACTGCTTACTAGTTTGTTTGGAAATCTAAGTAGATTTgcgttgacttttttttgtggCATTTACAGATACATTATGAAAGGGTTGGTTCAGATGGGGGTTTTAGCTACAAAGAGATCACCGTACTATATGTCCCCGATTTATCAGAATGCCTTCCTTCCTCTGATGCATGGAGAACCCAATGGTTGGCACTTAGGAAAGCTCTTACTGAGAGAGATCGGCTACTCTCTCAGGAGGTTAAGAAAAATGTCATTGCAGGAAAGGGCAGCAGTGATACTGTTGAAGTTACCAAGGATGCAGAGAAAAAGTCCCCAGGAGACGCTTCTGGCACTCAGACGACTGGAACTAAAAAGACCGTGAAAAAGATCATTAAAAGAGTTGTTAAAAGGCCTGTCAACGATGGAAAAGGAACTGTTAAAAAAGGTGAGAAGTCGGATGAGAAGGTAGTTCCTGAAAAGGTCGCCATATCGGAGACCACAGTCCCTAAAGAAGAATCCATTGGTACATCGTCTAAcaaaaatatagtgaaaaaggTAGTAGCGAGACCCACACAAAGTCAAGAGAAGGGCTCAGAAATTGTGACGGGAGCTGGAACTGGAGATACTTCAGATCCCAGTGCTAAGGCTAGTGAGCAGACTCCTTCGAAGgcaattgtaaagaaaaaaatcatcaaaagggTGGCTAAAAGGAAGGTCGCTGAAATAGACAATAGTATGGACGGTGATTTTAAGAAAGAAGGAGATAGTGATGAGAAGAAGGTAGTGGAGGCAGGCAAGAAAACCCCTGATTCAGGTAGTATGGAGATGAAACCGACGGCTGAATCTTTAGAAGCAGTGAAAGAAAAGAATGCCTCCACTAGTgtgaaaataaaacagaataCAGGATCTCCAGATACTGAGAAAAAGGAGGGTTCCTCTAGTGCAAATAAGAAAGACACTAAGACAGGTGAAGACAAGAAGGCTGAAAGGAAAAACAACTCAGAGACTCAGTTTGAGGGGAAAAAAATTGATAGGAATAATGCTGATGAGAAAAaggttaaagaaaaaattactgagaaagagattaaagagaaAGGTGGAAAAGAGGAGTCCAGGATACAAATGAAGGACAGGAAAAAGTCAGAGGAACCTCCTCGGccaggatttattttacagacGAAACGTAACAAAGACTCCAAAGTAGGTGGACAGTAAATAAGCGGTTTCATTACATTTGGTAATGGCTACATTATGGTCGTAACttcttccatttttgttttgcagttgCGTTCACTGTCGGTCTCTTTGGATTCGCTCTTGGATTACACTGACAAGGACATTGATGAGTCATCAtttgaggtttgttttttttttcattatgttttgcttagcatgttttcatttttctacTGGAACTCTGTATATCACATTTTGTTGTTGCTCTGAACTACTTAGTTTTAATCAAACTATCTTCTATGTTCTTGCAGCTTTCATTGTTTGCGGAATCGCTGTTTGAGATGCTGCAGTATCAAATGGGTTCCCGTATCTTTGAATTTCTTAAGGTTTGTTTATAATTGATCTTTGACGTTATTGTTTTTGACTCGCATGAACTGTTTTCTTATACTgtctttttttcgtttttcccTTCAAGAAACTACGTGTAAAATTTGTGAGACAAAGAAATCAACGGAAGAGGCAGCTGGAGGAGTTGTCTGTCAAGCAAAATGAAGtaaaatcccaaaataagcGTCAAAAGACAGTTGAACAGAAAGATAAGGATACCTCTGTTATACCCGAATCCGCTCCTGGGAAAGATGATAAAGAAAATTCAGGCAAGGAAGACGGTAGCCGGGAAATTTCAGATAAGGAAGCTGTAGCCAACACTGAAGAAACTGTGGGCAGTAAAGAAGTTACTGGGGATGAAACATCTAATAAGGAAGTGGATAACcaggatgatgatgacgaccCAGAGGAAGATCCTGAGGAGGATCCTGAAGAAGACCCTGAAGAAGACCCAGAAGAAGATCCAGAAGAATGCGAGGAAATGGACGTTGCAATTTCTGAGCAAGAAGACCCTGCTGAAGAGGTATGAACATATTTGACTTGCATTTTTTCAAATTGAGTCCAACaagttgttttctttataaatcttCTCACTTTGTTTCATGTCTCTTGTTTCGCCgcagaagaaagaaggaaaccTTGAGAATACTAGTGGTACTGTTG
The Camelina sativa cultivar DH55 chromosome 6, Cs, whole genome shotgun sequence genome window above contains:
- the LOC104790079 gene encoding SART-1 family protein DOT2-like; this encodes MHRDMYSSRGSGYGQQQYGSQSGYGQNLGSGYPGSSVSGGAEGGSQISLSSSRHPSITGGGAQETDIGGYRSHLSTSASHYGTQYGSAYGSSSLSSSQPLSTNGLGSSVLDSRSGYVPTLPDSPKFASGSYLSPSSHVYGQKSDDLYSDKLSGYIPVDRRQYGERSSAYIGRELQNEPTSRYAESSSFGRQTDLYDRIDQASLLRGEQLLKIQSLHTSSVDGGVRQADYLTERSSTVRHSDQEAMHYGGRLESDPHGLSVRGTSSYASQHTPSLLGAVPRRNLDDYIYPENSSNPGYGVSLPPGRDYGTGKGIHSAASLDLDYPGGILARGGGGGPRVDDLRKDDRASYLREFELREEERRRENLRSRDKDRERERERERDRERERQRERDRQRAKDRERERISERREKEGERERERKHALEIRRDRTPTARATSKDTKERTPVPKSISRDARSSSLRRDAQHREASIRRSSPIKPIRRDYVCKVLSSRLVDMERDYLTLDKRYPRLFVPSEFSKVVVNWPKQKLTLSMHTAVSFEHDYIEDGGADVKSTWTKPLALKSGGKTVWNAKMVLMSGLSRTALEDLSSEKLFEDRIPHVCNILKFAVLKKDHSFMAFGGSWDPTDGMDPSVDQSSLIQTMLRHTKDKLNLDLSNCRHWNPFLEIHYERVGSDGGFSYKEITVLYVPDLSECLPSSDAWRTQWLALRKALTERDRLLSQEVKKNVIAGKGSSDTVEVTKDAEKKSPGDASGTQTTGTKKTVKKIIKRVVKRPVNDGKGTVKKGEKSDEKVVPEKVAISETTVPKEESIGTSSNKNIVKKVVARPTQSQEKGSEIVTGAGTGDTSDPSAKASEQTPSKAIVKKKIIKRVAKRKVAEIDNSMDGDFKKEGDSDEKKVVEAGKKTPDSGSMEMKPTAESLEAVKEKNASTSVKIKQNTGSPDTEKKEGSSSANKKDTKTGEDKKAERKNNSETQFEGKKIDRNNADEKKVKEKITEKEIKEKGGKEESRIQMKDRKKSEEPPRPGFILQTKRNKDSKLRSLSVSLDSLLDYTDKDIDESSFELSLFAESLFEMLQYQMGSRIFEFLKKLRVKFVRQRNQRKRQLEELSVKQNEVKSQNKRQKTVEQKDKDTSVIPESAPGKDDKENSGKEDGSREISDKEAVANTEETVGSKEVTGDETSNKEVDNQDDDDDDDDDDPEEDPEEDPEEDPEEDPEEDPEECEEMDVAISEQEDPAEEKKEGNLENTSGTVANPITEVATDKKEEIGRIDEKTEIKTKSGTDKHGRQEGGTSDAPKREETVDRELLQAFRFFDRNQAGYVRVEDMRMTIHSLGKFLSHREVKELVQSALLESSTGRDDRILYNKLVRLSL